A genomic stretch from Candidatus Flexicrinis proximus includes:
- the purU gene encoding formyltetrahydrofolate deformylase, with product MSIPSATLLMSCPDQKGLVAAVTQFIFQHNGNILHLDQHVDAEAGVFFMRVEWDMSTFGLGREDIETAFGLNVGKRFNMHWTLSFSDQKPRMALFVSKQSHCLYDLLSRWQSGDWNVEIPLIVSNHNTLKSVADSFGIPFFAFEINAGNKSAQEQAQIALVKEHQIDFIVLARYMQILTEKFIGEFPTRIINIHHSFLPAFAGAKPYHAAYTRGVKLIGATSHYVTAELDAGPIIAQDVLPVNHKDSVADLVRKGQDVEKLVLAQAVWNHINNRVLVYNNKTVVFG from the coding sequence ATGAGCATTCCATCCGCCACGCTGCTGATGTCCTGCCCCGATCAGAAAGGGCTGGTGGCGGCTGTTACGCAGTTCATCTTTCAGCATAACGGGAACATCCTGCACCTCGATCAACATGTAGACGCCGAAGCAGGCGTCTTTTTCATGCGCGTCGAATGGGATATGAGCACATTCGGCCTCGGGCGCGAAGACATCGAGACAGCGTTTGGGCTGAACGTGGGCAAACGCTTCAATATGCACTGGACGTTGTCATTCAGCGACCAGAAACCGCGCATGGCGCTGTTCGTCAGCAAGCAGTCCCACTGCCTGTATGATCTGCTCAGCCGCTGGCAGTCCGGCGACTGGAATGTCGAAATCCCGCTGATCGTGAGCAACCACAACACGCTGAAGTCGGTGGCGGACTCGTTCGGCATCCCGTTCTTCGCCTTCGAGATCAATGCCGGCAACAAGAGTGCTCAGGAACAGGCGCAGATCGCGCTGGTCAAGGAACACCAGATCGACTTCATCGTTCTGGCACGCTACATGCAGATTCTGACCGAGAAATTCATCGGTGAGTTTCCGACGCGGATCATCAACATCCATCACAGCTTTTTGCCGGCATTTGCCGGAGCCAAGCCATACCACGCAGCCTATACACGCGGGGTAAAGTTAATCGGCGCGACAAGCCATTACGTGACGGCGGAATTAGACGCGGGGCCGATCATCGCACAGGACGTACTGCCGGTGAACCATAAAGACTCGGTGGCCGACCTGGTGCGGAAAGGTCAGGACGTCGAGAAGCTGGTCCTGGCGCAGGCGGTATGGAATCACATCAATAACCGAGTGCTGGTCTATAATAACAAAACGGTGGTGTTCGGATGA